The following proteins come from a genomic window of Rhodohalobacter sp. 614A:
- a CDS encoding InlB B-repeat-containing protein gives MKKQLRFKHLLWFFLGSFLMISCKSSNSSKETFTLSATVSPSESGSVSPASGEFDKDEQVQLTASANSGWVFKEWNGDLSGVNNPASVTITKNMSINALFEQLTYPLTVEVEGQGEVTEQIVNAKTDYAEGSVVQLTANPAANWTFTGWSGALSGTQNPTTITMDQAKTVTAQFELKKYKLTLNISGNGGLNFEPSNSNRMFAHGTEVELTANPSNEWRFVEWTGDLETQDNPATVTMDGPKNITAIFDFGFNEDFEDGVADNWVFSDNRFSVADGKLQFSTGNDGNWGGGVYDQVFSDYKIEAKVTRTRSDETEDYTLALFIRVQGNVEEAFLQNGYLVAITQSGWGAVFKHENGIETEFSPWVEVPQLNDNLGEYNIVTVNVVGPTFEIFINDEYIITLTDDTFSDGYVGIGAYASDNGNNRVFWEYVKVTQADDVSKRLPKTVQTPSESAEPNGDATGRPFN, from the coding sequence ATGAAAAAACAATTACGTTTTAAACATTTGCTGTGGTTTTTTCTGGGTTCTTTTTTAATGATCTCCTGCAAGAGCTCCAACAGCTCAAAAGAAACCTTTACACTATCAGCCACCGTCTCTCCATCAGAATCCGGGTCGGTTTCTCCTGCAAGTGGAGAATTTGATAAAGATGAACAAGTTCAACTCACAGCATCTGCCAACAGCGGCTGGGTGTTTAAAGAGTGGAACGGAGATTTGTCTGGCGTCAATAATCCGGCTTCAGTCACCATCACCAAAAATATGAGCATCAATGCGCTGTTTGAGCAGCTTACCTATCCACTTACTGTTGAGGTTGAAGGACAAGGTGAGGTTACCGAACAAATCGTTAATGCTAAAACCGATTATGCGGAGGGCTCTGTTGTTCAGCTTACAGCAAATCCCGCTGCAAACTGGACATTTACGGGGTGGAGTGGTGCGCTCAGCGGAACCCAAAACCCGACCACCATTACGATGGATCAAGCCAAAACGGTTACAGCCCAATTTGAATTAAAGAAATATAAACTCACGTTAAATATAAGTGGGAATGGAGGCTTGAACTTCGAACCTTCAAATAGCAATCGAATGTTTGCCCATGGTACCGAGGTAGAGTTAACCGCCAATCCATCCAATGAATGGCGTTTTGTTGAATGGACCGGAGATCTGGAGACACAGGATAATCCCGCAACGGTTACCATGGACGGCCCTAAAAATATCACTGCCATATTTGACTTCGGATTTAATGAAGACTTTGAAGATGGCGTGGCCGATAATTGGGTTTTCTCAGATAACCGCTTCTCTGTTGCAGACGGCAAACTTCAGTTTTCAACAGGAAATGACGGAAACTGGGGTGGAGGCGTTTATGATCAAGTATTTTCAGATTATAAAATTGAAGCAAAAGTAACACGAACGCGTTCGGACGAAACAGAAGACTATACACTCGCCCTTTTTATACGGGTTCAGGGAAATGTTGAAGAGGCTTTCCTTCAAAATGGCTATCTGGTTGCAATTACCCAGAGCGGATGGGGAGCCGTCTTTAAACACGAGAATGGTATTGAAACGGAATTTTCACCATGGGTAGAGGTTCCTCAACTAAATGATAATTTGGGAGAGTATAACATTGTAACCGTCAATGTAGTTGGCCCAACGTTTGAGATTTTTATCAATGATGAATATATCATCACTTTGACCGACGACACCTTTTCTGATGGATACGTTGGCATAGGAGCGTATGCAAGCGATAATGGAAACAACCGGGTTTTTTGGGAATATGTAAAAGTAACCCAGGCAGATGATGTATCTAAACGCCTTCCCAAAACCGTTCAAACCCCGTCAGAATCTGCTGAACCGAATGGTGATGCAACCGGTCGCCCATTCAATTAA
- a CDS encoding OsmC family protein, with protein sequence MKRIAKAVWNGSGTEGSGTLSTPQSKAFVDLPYSVKLRFENEDGTKGTNPEELIAAAHAGCYAMALSVGLEKQGYKADSIETKATLSLDKQDNGWAITKIDLKLDAKVPDISEEKFGEIAKASKEGCPVSKLLNAEITLDYTLN encoded by the coding sequence ATGAAACGTATAGCAAAAGCAGTTTGGAATGGCTCCGGAACCGAAGGATCCGGAACTCTGTCTACCCCTCAAAGCAAGGCGTTTGTCGACCTGCCGTATTCTGTAAAATTGCGGTTCGAAAATGAAGACGGAACCAAAGGAACAAATCCCGAAGAATTGATTGCAGCCGCACATGCCGGATGCTACGCCATGGCCCTGAGCGTTGGTCTCGAAAAGCAAGGCTACAAGGCTGATTCAATTGAAACAAAAGCAACACTCAGCCTCGACAAGCAGGATAATGGATGGGCGATCACAAAAATTGACCTGAAACTGGATGCAAAGGTACCCGATATTTCTGAAGAGAAATTTGGTGAAATTGCCAAAGCTTCAAAAGAAGGTTGCCCTGTATCGAAGTTACTGAACGCTGAGATTACTCTCGATTACACCTTGAACTAA
- a CDS encoding ABC transporter permease yields the protein MSILSLFTDLFRNLNQQRLRSFLTIFGIMWGTATLILLLAFGVGFRDQTVLNMRGMGDQLAIMFPGQTTKAFEGYGIGRPIRFREADAWMLKQQISEIDVVLPEYSSYLQISYGEKRRNSSVGGVYPGYQDVRNMYEKQGGRWLNDHDIREQRRVIFLGNRLAQNLFENEDPVGKSVMMQDTPFTVIGVLHEKIQNSSYSQQDQDRAFIPATTFSTMMGTDIINNIIYTPKDPAMAENIRDQVYEVMGRKHRFDPSDTDAVGIWDTNEFWAFIDIMFLGINGFLGLIGFFTLAVGGIGVANIMFVVVQERMKEIGIRRSVGAKRHHIMGQFFLETFLIIGLGAGAGYAIGWLLVQATQNIPIKEFVGAPYFSPEVGLIAFAVLGFVGFAAGLLPAWRAARLDIVECLRR from the coding sequence ATGTCAATCCTGAGTCTTTTTACGGACCTTTTCAGAAACCTAAACCAGCAACGGCTGCGAAGTTTCCTCACGATTTTTGGAATCATGTGGGGTACAGCCACGCTCATTTTGCTTCTTGCTTTTGGAGTAGGTTTCAGAGATCAAACCGTTTTGAATATGCGGGGGATGGGAGATCAACTTGCCATTATGTTTCCCGGGCAAACAACAAAAGCATTTGAAGGATATGGAATAGGCCGTCCCATCCGGTTTCGCGAAGCCGATGCCTGGATGCTGAAGCAGCAGATTTCGGAGATCGACGTTGTTCTTCCGGAATATTCCAGCTACCTGCAGATTTCATATGGCGAAAAACGGCGAAACTCATCAGTTGGCGGGGTTTATCCGGGATATCAGGATGTTCGGAATATGTATGAAAAACAAGGTGGACGCTGGTTAAATGATCATGACATCCGTGAGCAAAGACGTGTGATTTTTCTCGGTAACCGGCTGGCTCAAAATCTGTTCGAAAATGAAGATCCGGTAGGAAAATCTGTAATGATGCAGGATACACCTTTCACCGTGATTGGGGTACTTCATGAGAAAATTCAAAACTCATCCTATTCTCAACAAGATCAGGACAGGGCATTTATTCCTGCAACTACATTTTCTACTATGATGGGTACCGACATTATCAATAATATCATTTACACGCCGAAGGATCCGGCAATGGCCGAAAACATTCGGGATCAGGTGTACGAAGTGATGGGGCGGAAACACCGGTTTGATCCGTCTGATACGGATGCCGTCGGGATTTGGGACACCAATGAATTCTGGGCATTTATCGACATCATGTTTTTGGGAATCAACGGCTTTCTGGGATTGATTGGTTTCTTTACACTTGCTGTCGGCGGTATTGGGGTTGCCAATATCATGTTTGTGGTTGTCCAGGAAAGGATGAAAGAAATCGGTATCCGGCGATCAGTCGGTGCAAAACGTCATCACATTATGGGACAATTTTTCCTGGAAACCTTTTTGATTATCGGTTTGGGTGCAGGTGCCGGTTATGCCATAGGATGGCTGCTGGTACAGGCCACACAAAATATTCCAATTAAGGAATTTGTTGGAGCCCCTTACTTTTCACCAGAAGTTGGGTTGATTGCATTTGCCGTTTTGGGATTCGTGGGATTTGCAGCCGGCTTACTCCCGGCATGGAGAGCAGCACGGCTGGATATTGTAGAATGTTTACGGAGATAA
- a CDS encoding fibrobacter succinogenes major paralogous domain-containing protein, which yields MNKNMHSNHRHYVTLFACLTFVLSILLVSCKDSSTSSEDPDDNDFETCGDTLKDIDGNRYKTIQFGDQCWTAEDMRARSYNDGSAILNIEDDETWASMSMGAWAYYANDEFNSDINGKMYNWYAVNNSRGICPTGWRVPSDDDWKTLEITLGMTPEQADGVEWRGDDEGEILRDSNGFSAVLGGSRSGNGAFSAGGNNGAWWSSTEYNDFNAWARFLYYDISKVYRNNYDKRNGSFIRCLLN from the coding sequence ATGAATAAAAATATGCATTCAAATCACCGGCACTATGTAACACTTTTTGCTTGCCTGACCTTTGTACTTTCGATACTGCTCGTTTCCTGTAAAGACAGTTCGACATCATCAGAAGATCCCGATGACAATGATTTTGAAACTTGTGGCGACACACTCAAAGATATAGACGGAAACCGTTATAAAACCATCCAATTTGGGGATCAATGCTGGACAGCCGAAGATATGCGAGCCCGCTCTTATAATGATGGTTCTGCCATTCTTAATATCGAAGATGATGAGACCTGGGCCTCCATGTCAATGGGAGCCTGGGCATACTACGCAAATGATGAATTCAACAGCGATATCAACGGAAAAATGTATAACTGGTATGCTGTAAATAACAGCCGCGGAATTTGCCCTACCGGATGGAGAGTTCCATCCGATGATGACTGGAAAACGCTTGAAATAACTCTGGGAATGACTCCCGAGCAAGCCGATGGCGTTGAATGGCGGGGGGATGATGAAGGAGAAATCCTGAGAGATTCCAACGGATTTTCAGCCGTTTTGGGTGGTTCGAGATCTGGAAACGGAGCTTTTTCCGCCGGAGGAAATAACGGCGCATGGTGGAGCAGTACAGAATATAATGACTTCAACGCCTGGGCAAGGTTCCTTTATTATGACATTTCCAAGGTATACAGAAATAATTATGACAAACGAAATGGTTCGTTTATAAGATGTCTGCTCAATTAA
- a CDS encoding ABC transporter permease, whose translation MWRNLFREFFTDLGNQKLRSFLTIIAIAWGTLSVVLLLAFGRGLGNSMAEGMLGAGNQVIIIYGGQTSMNYEGLGIGRAIRFSEEDVSMLERAVPDIEYSSPQYGRWGATIEYGDVRTNTYMEGVNPDFEIMRTMYPAAGGRFINEKDVDEVRRVLFLGNEIAQRIFQGEDPVGKEVMLNNVPFTVIGTMQSKMQTSMNNGPDADRAIIPYSTFRNIYGDRYVGSILVRPTDPSKQEEIKESITNIFSAKYKFDPADEQAMPMWDFIEAEEMNQKVSAGLEIFLFTVGFFTLMIAGVGVANIMFVVVKERTQEIGIKLAVGARKVHIIVQFIFESLFISFLGGFLGMAISSAIVFAVLAMDMTEGAGEFLGKPQISEMAVIITVGVLALIGLIAGIFPAVKAAKVDPVESLRYE comes from the coding sequence ATGTGGCGAAATCTATTTAGAGAATTTTTTACGGATCTTGGAAACCAAAAACTCCGGTCTTTTCTGACGATCATTGCTATTGCGTGGGGAACACTCTCCGTGGTACTTCTTCTGGCTTTTGGCAGGGGGCTGGGCAATAGCATGGCAGAAGGAATGCTGGGCGCAGGAAATCAGGTCATTATTATTTATGGTGGACAAACCAGTATGAATTACGAAGGACTCGGGATTGGCAGGGCGATCCGGTTTTCGGAAGAAGATGTTTCCATGCTTGAAAGAGCCGTTCCTGATATTGAGTATTCAAGTCCGCAGTACGGCCGATGGGGAGCAACAATTGAATATGGTGACGTTCGAACCAACACCTACATGGAGGGAGTGAATCCGGATTTTGAGATTATGCGCACAATGTATCCCGCCGCCGGGGGACGATTTATTAATGAGAAAGATGTGGATGAAGTCCGCCGCGTTCTTTTCCTGGGAAACGAAATTGCTCAACGGATTTTCCAGGGAGAAGACCCAGTGGGTAAGGAAGTGATGCTCAATAACGTACCTTTTACGGTGATTGGAACGATGCAATCCAAAATGCAAACATCCATGAATAATGGCCCGGATGCCGACCGAGCGATTATTCCATACTCAACCTTCAGAAATATTTATGGAGACCGTTATGTCGGTTCCATTTTGGTACGGCCTACCGATCCCAGCAAGCAAGAGGAAATCAAGGAGAGCATCACGAATATATTTTCTGCCAAGTACAAGTTTGATCCCGCAGATGAACAGGCCATGCCGATGTGGGATTTTATTGAAGCTGAAGAGATGAATCAGAAAGTTTCGGCGGGCCTTGAGATTTTCCTTTTTACGGTTGGTTTTTTCACGCTGATGATTGCCGGTGTAGGTGTGGCCAATATTATGTTTGTGGTTGTAAAAGAGCGCACGCAGGAGATTGGGATTAAACTGGCTGTGGGAGCAAGAAAAGTTCATATCATTGTACAATTCATTTTCGAATCACTTTTTATTTCCTTCCTGGGAGGTTTCCTGGGGATGGCCATTTCGTCGGCCATTGTGTTCGCGGTTCTTGCAATGGATATGACCGAAGGTGCCGGCGAATTTCTTGGAAAACCGCAGATCTCTGAAATGGCAGTGATCATCACGGTAGGTGTGCTGGCACTGATTGGGTTAATCGCCGGTATCTTTCCGGCAGTCAAAGCTGCAAAAGTAGACCCGGTGGAATCGTTGAGATACGAGTAA
- a CDS encoding DEAD/DEAH box helicase, which yields MKNVSFSDLGIQPEILKAINEMGFEAPTPIQGKCIPAVLSGSDVVGQAQTGTGKTAAFGIPAIQMANSGSKIPSVLILTPTRELAIQVTGELIKLAKFTNGVYTVPVYGGQPINRQFKALKKGAQIVVGTPGRIIDHLKRGTLRLNNLKFVVLDEADEMLNMGFREDLEEILSYSSGKAQTVMFSATVPKAIRQIMNKWMHQPEMVKVEGKAETAAGIEQFVMEVRDSVRTEAVCRIMDVGNFKLALIFCNTKRLCDSLVQDLQARGYSSDALHGDMRQNVRDKVMNKFRTGQIDMLVATDVAARGLDVENVDVVFNYDIPQDPEYYVHRIGRTGRAGRNGMAITFSSGNKRKRIRYIEKMIRTQLMPLPMPSVSEVRQSKMGNHLDDVIETLHAGGLREYIDQLEPLAEGDFTPIEIAAALLKLKVHAQ from the coding sequence ATGAAAAATGTCTCTTTTTCAGACCTTGGGATTCAGCCCGAAATTCTTAAAGCCATAAATGAAATGGGCTTTGAGGCTCCAACCCCAATCCAGGGAAAATGCATACCCGCCGTACTTTCGGGGTCTGATGTGGTTGGACAGGCTCAAACCGGTACAGGAAAAACAGCTGCATTCGGTATTCCGGCCATTCAAATGGCAAACAGCGGTTCAAAAATTCCCAGTGTTTTGATACTGACTCCCACCCGAGAACTTGCCATTCAGGTTACGGGAGAGTTGATCAAACTCGCGAAATTTACAAATGGTGTGTACACCGTTCCGGTTTATGGCGGGCAACCCATCAACAGGCAGTTTAAAGCGTTGAAGAAAGGTGCGCAGATTGTGGTGGGAACTCCCGGCCGAATTATTGATCACCTGAAGCGCGGAACACTTCGGCTGAATAACCTGAAGTTTGTTGTACTGGATGAAGCCGATGAAATGCTGAATATGGGTTTTCGTGAAGACCTGGAAGAAATTTTGAGTTACAGTTCTGGAAAAGCCCAGACGGTGATGTTCTCGGCAACGGTTCCAAAGGCAATCCGCCAAATCATGAATAAATGGATGCATCAGCCGGAAATGGTGAAGGTTGAAGGAAAAGCTGAAACGGCTGCCGGAATTGAACAGTTTGTGATGGAAGTCCGGGATTCGGTGCGAACCGAAGCCGTTTGCCGGATTATGGACGTAGGCAATTTTAAATTGGCCCTGATTTTTTGCAATACCAAACGCCTTTGTGATTCACTGGTCCAGGATTTGCAGGCGCGTGGATATTCATCAGATGCACTTCATGGAGATATGCGTCAGAATGTTCGGGATAAAGTGATGAACAAATTCCGAACCGGCCAGATTGATATGCTGGTTGCCACCGATGTGGCTGCCCGCGGACTGGATGTTGAAAATGTGGATGTTGTATTCAATTATGATATTCCGCAGGATCCCGAATATTATGTGCATAGAATTGGCCGAACCGGCCGGGCTGGAAGAAACGGGATGGCGATTACATTCTCATCCGGGAATAAAAGAAAACGGATTCGATATATCGAAAAGATGATCCGAACGCAGTTAATGCCGTTGCCTATGCCATCCGTTTCGGAAGTGAGACAATCCAAGATGGGCAATCATCTGGATGATGTCATTGAAACTCTTCATGCCGGCGGACTGAGAGAATATATTGATCAGCTTGAACCGCTTGCCGAAGGCGATTTTACCCCGATCGAAATCGCCGCTGCTTTACTGAAACTGAAAGTGCATGCTCAGTAA
- a CDS encoding efflux RND transporter periplasmic adaptor subunit has translation MKGKKIWITLLVVIVLGSGAFYFLQGDSSSEEGQEDPFVVAEIGTVIEKALAVGTIEPENEIEIKSKISGVVSRIFAEPGEYVTQGQPLIEVKPDPTPLELAEAKRNLERTQIEKESLESEMKRMQTLMDQNLVSAQEYEQLEQQYEDVKIRVQISQERLDLLESGKVSIGDTVIESVIRAPVDGYILEKMVDEGEPVVPLTSYQAGTALMSIAGMDKLLFKGTVDEIDVGKMEEGMRTEIKIGALPDAVVYGEVSRISLKATQEDNATVFPVEITITDTNGVTLRAGYSANADIIIERAQDVVTIPERVITMRDGKNYVEIPGDEPGSRVEKEIQLGLSDAITVAVTDGLAEGDTVYERPVKTLTVR, from the coding sequence ATGAAAGGAAAGAAAATCTGGATAACTCTTCTTGTTGTGATTGTACTGGGCAGCGGGGCCTTCTACTTTTTGCAGGGTGATTCATCCTCAGAAGAGGGTCAGGAAGATCCGTTTGTGGTTGCCGAGATCGGGACAGTTATTGAAAAAGCATTGGCAGTTGGTACGATTGAACCTGAAAATGAGATCGAAATCAAATCAAAAATCTCGGGGGTTGTCAGTAGAATTTTTGCCGAACCGGGAGAATACGTCACCCAGGGTCAGCCGCTTATTGAGGTAAAACCGGATCCAACTCCACTGGAGCTCGCAGAGGCAAAACGAAACCTGGAACGAACCCAAATCGAGAAAGAAAGTCTTGAAAGCGAAATGAAACGCATGCAGACACTGATGGATCAAAATCTGGTTTCTGCTCAGGAGTATGAGCAACTGGAACAGCAGTATGAAGATGTAAAAATTCGCGTTCAAATAAGCCAGGAGCGTCTCGATTTGTTGGAATCCGGTAAAGTTTCGATTGGTGATACGGTGATTGAATCGGTAATTCGTGCACCAGTCGATGGCTATATACTTGAAAAGATGGTTGATGAAGGTGAGCCTGTAGTTCCGTTAACCTCCTACCAGGCCGGTACCGCGTTGATGAGTATTGCCGGGATGGACAAGTTGCTGTTTAAAGGAACAGTTGATGAGATTGATGTTGGCAAAATGGAAGAAGGAATGAGAACAGAAATCAAGATCGGAGCTCTGCCTGATGCCGTTGTTTACGGTGAAGTCTCTCGAATTTCACTGAAGGCTACACAGGAAGATAATGCAACGGTTTTTCCGGTTGAGATTACGATTACCGATACAAATGGCGTAACACTAAGAGCCGGTTATTCCGCAAATGCCGATATCATTATCGAAAGAGCCCAGGATGTAGTTACTATTCCTGAACGGGTAATCACTATGCGGGATGGTAAAAACTATGTGGAAATTCCCGGTGATGAACCCGGCAGCAGAGTTGAAAAAGAAATTCAGTTAGGTTTGAGTGACGCCATTACAGTTGCCGTAACCGATGGCCTTGCTGAAGGTGATACCGTTTATGAACGCCCGGTTAAAACACTTACCGTGAGATAG
- a CDS encoding M14 metallopeptidase family protein yields the protein MKRRAVRLTFFLFLLFVASPVFAQVQSPEEFLGYDLGDRWTPHYLVMDYVHHVAEESGYVTIQKYGETYEHRDLLYLVITTPENHENLEEIRLNNLRMTGLEEGEITSNQKAIVWLSYNVHGNETSSSEAAMKTLYELVQPGNKESKNWLDNTVVIMDPMVNPDGRDRYIYWYKQMVGEEPNATFAAREHHEPWPGGRSNHYMFDLNRDWAWQTQIESQQRYDIYKQWFPHVHVDYHEQGYDSPYYFAPAAEPFHKVITDWQREFQAAIGENHIKYFDKEGWLYFTKERFDLFYPSYGDTWPTYHGSIGMTYEQAGHSLAGLAIEKAEGNSLTLLDRLTHHYTTGMSTVEISSQNADKLIEEFQTYFSTARENPAGQYKTFVVKADNDPDNIYNLLTVLDRNQIEYGTSGGARTVNGYDFSTGETGRISISEGDILVSTYQPQGNYVRILFEPNPELSDSLTYDITAWEAHYRFGLDGYALESQINPEMNISASDFRSSKITGSDTPYAYIVEWNSLDDARFLAEITKKGVKSRFSTVDFELGGKSYKKGTLIITRNGNRDLGDSFDEIVQSAAEKYQRSLYGSATGYVSSGSDFGSGNVSFLEKPEVAVITGEGSSSLNAGEIWHFFDQQLDYPATLLHSGDIMRTSLDDFNVLILPSGFYSGIFTDEVIEKISTWTKDGGTLISFGYTNRILAGRDGFQLQRKVNEQEEPSNEEKLQPYEDRIRNRASSMVPGSIFKITVDNSHPLGYGYGDHYFSLKTDGSAYEYLDSGWNVGAAEAEAPISGFTGHEAKQELENTLSFGVQPHGSGQVVYFVDNPLFRGFWENGKLLIANAVFFVGN from the coding sequence ATGAAAAGAAGGGCTGTACGTTTAACCTTTTTCCTGTTTTTACTTTTTGTTGCCTCACCTGTTTTTGCACAAGTACAATCACCTGAAGAATTTTTGGGATATGATTTGGGAGACCGCTGGACTCCACATTATCTGGTGATGGATTATGTTCATCATGTCGCCGAGGAATCCGGCTATGTTACGATTCAAAAATATGGCGAAACCTATGAACACCGCGACCTTCTATACCTGGTTATCACAACTCCGGAAAATCATGAAAATCTTGAAGAAATACGGTTGAACAACCTCCGGATGACCGGACTTGAAGAAGGTGAAATCACATCCAACCAAAAAGCTATTGTGTGGCTGAGTTACAACGTTCACGGCAATGAAACATCGAGCAGTGAAGCCGCCATGAAAACTTTGTATGAACTTGTTCAGCCCGGCAATAAGGAATCCAAAAACTGGCTGGATAACACGGTAGTTATTATGGACCCGATGGTCAATCCCGACGGACGCGACCGTTATATTTACTGGTACAAGCAAATGGTTGGCGAAGAACCAAACGCTACATTCGCCGCACGTGAGCACCACGAACCCTGGCCTGGAGGCCGCTCCAACCATTACATGTTTGACCTGAACAGAGACTGGGCCTGGCAAACCCAAATAGAGTCTCAGCAACGCTATGATATTTACAAGCAATGGTTCCCGCACGTTCATGTGGATTATCACGAGCAGGGATATGACAGTCCTTATTATTTTGCGCCGGCAGCTGAACCGTTTCATAAAGTAATAACTGACTGGCAACGGGAGTTTCAGGCAGCCATCGGAGAAAATCACATCAAATATTTCGACAAAGAAGGCTGGCTCTACTTTACAAAAGAACGGTTCGACCTTTTTTATCCCAGCTATGGAGATACCTGGCCAACGTACCACGGCTCCATTGGCATGACCTACGAACAGGCCGGTCACAGTTTAGCGGGTCTTGCCATCGAAAAAGCCGAAGGAAATTCACTGACACTGCTTGACAGATTAACTCACCATTACACAACCGGGATGTCAACCGTTGAAATTTCGTCCCAAAATGCCGACAAGCTTATTGAAGAATTTCAAACCTATTTCTCAACAGCCCGTGAAAATCCGGCGGGGCAGTACAAAACGTTTGTCGTAAAAGCCGATAACGATCCCGATAACATCTACAACCTGCTAACGGTATTAGACAGAAACCAGATTGAATACGGTACTTCCGGTGGCGCCAGAACTGTAAATGGTTATGATTTCTCAACCGGAGAAACAGGACGCATTTCCATTTCGGAAGGTGATATTCTTGTAAGCACTTACCAGCCACAGGGAAATTATGTGAGAATTTTGTTTGAACCCAATCCCGAGCTTTCAGATTCTCTGACATACGACATCACCGCATGGGAAGCCCACTATCGATTTGGCCTGGATGGCTATGCACTGGAATCTCAAATCAATCCGGAAATGAATATTTCTGCATCCGATTTCCGGTCAAGTAAAATTACAGGTTCCGATACACCTTACGCCTATATTGTGGAGTGGAATTCTCTGGATGATGCCCGGTTTCTTGCCGAAATCACAAAAAAAGGTGTTAAGAGTCGATTTTCTACGGTGGATTTTGAGCTTGGAGGGAAATCGTACAAAAAGGGAACTCTGATTATTACACGCAACGGCAACCGTGATCTTGGGGACTCTTTTGATGAAATTGTGCAGTCCGCCGCCGAAAAATATCAGCGATCGCTTTATGGTTCTGCCACCGGCTATGTTTCAAGCGGTTCCGATTTTGGTTCGGGGAACGTTTCTTTCCTCGAAAAACCAGAAGTGGCTGTGATTACAGGCGAGGGAAGTTCATCCCTGAATGCGGGAGAAATATGGCATTTCTTTGATCAGCAACTCGATTACCCGGCTACGCTGCTCCATTCAGGCGATATAATGAGAACAAGTCTTGATGATTTTAACGTTCTGATTTTACCCTCCGGCTTTTATTCAGGGATTTTCACGGATGAAGTGATCGAAAAAATAAGCACCTGGACCAAAGACGGCGGCACTTTAATATCGTTTGGTTATACCAATCGAATTTTAGCGGGCAGAGATGGTTTCCAGCTTCAGCGAAAAGTGAATGAACAAGAAGAACCTTCCAACGAAGAGAAGCTTCAGCCTTACGAAGATCGCATTCGAAACCGCGCAAGTTCCATGGTTCCGGGATCCATCTTTAAAATTACTGTTGATAATTCCCATCCTTTAGGCTACGGCTATGGCGATCATTATTTCTCCCTGAAAACGGATGGCTCAGCTTATGAATATCTGGACTCTGGCTGGAATGTTGGAGCTGCTGAAGCAGAAGCACCCATCAGCGGATTTACCGGACATGAAGCCAAACAGGAATTGGAAAATACACTTTCTTTTGGCGTACAGCCTCACGGATCAGGCCAGGTTGTCTATTTTGTGGACAATCCGCTTTTCCGTGGCTTCTGGGAAAACGGCAAACTGCTGATTGCAAACGCTGTTTTCTTTGTAGGGAATTAA
- a CDS encoding phosphodiester glycosidase family protein, with protein MKKALYKYFRMAELFVFTCFISLSAAEVNAQPTTIASGVEWASERLDTGIYWKNYRGTDLFDSRQSINLIEVFLDSVTTEFKVAFLKDSMIKTSQFANENDALVAVNGSFFRRDTGGSAVFLKVNGEVIYEGVPRRNRFNESGAVAWSSNKSIQILKKPEEGWHHADFETVLSSGPLLIFESTVQQFNNDPFHQNRHPRTAVALTNDKRLYLVTIDGRSFQSYGMTIPELSKFLLDLESEYALNLDGGGSTSMWIKNATENGIVNYPSDNLEFDHEGERTVANALLIIPSQ; from the coding sequence TTGAAGAAAGCTCTTTACAAATACTTCCGGATGGCAGAGCTTTTTGTATTTACATGTTTCATTTCCCTTTCTGCTGCTGAAGTAAATGCACAGCCCACAACAATTGCATCTGGAGTAGAGTGGGCATCAGAAAGGCTCGATACTGGTATTTATTGGAAAAATTATCGCGGAACGGATCTTTTTGATTCCAGGCAAAGTATTAATCTGATTGAAGTTTTTTTGGACAGTGTCACCACCGAATTCAAAGTAGCTTTCCTGAAAGACAGCATGATTAAAACCAGCCAATTTGCCAACGAAAATGACGCTCTTGTTGCTGTAAACGGGTCCTTTTTTAGGAGAGATACCGGAGGATCGGCAGTGTTTCTGAAAGTAAATGGAGAGGTTATTTACGAAGGAGTCCCACGGCGCAACCGATTTAACGAAAGTGGTGCTGTGGCATGGTCTTCAAACAAATCCATTCAAATTTTAAAAAAACCAGAAGAAGGCTGGCATCATGCAGACTTTGAAACCGTTTTGAGTTCCGGTCCCCTGTTAATTTTTGAATCCACTGTCCAACAATTCAATAATGATCCTTTCCATCAAAACCGGCATCCCCGAACGGCCGTTGCACTAACAAACGACAAGCGTCTCTATTTGGTTACTATTGATGGACGGTCGTTCCAGTCTTATGGAATGACAATCCCGGAACTGTCAAAATTTTTACTGGATCTTGAATCTGAATATGCTCTTAACCTCGATGGTGGAGGTTCAACATCCATGTGGATTAAAAATGCAACAGAAAACGGGATTGTTAATTATCCGAGCGACAATCTGGAATTTGATCATGAAGGTGAGCGAACGGTTGCAAATGCATTGCTTATCATTCCGTCCCAATAA